A region from the Desulfomarina profundi genome encodes:
- the cysK gene encoding cysteine synthase A, producing the protein MTIQLTASFGNTPLLDLSNFSAGTGAFILGKQESRNPMGSVKCRIAVAMIEAAEKNGQISNNTTIIEPTSGNTGLGLAFVCAAKNLKLVLTMPESMSVERRKLLTHLGAKLVLTPAADGMKGAIAAAEQLLRETKDSFMPDQFTNPANPEIHRKTTAEEIWRDTEGKIDIFIAGVGTGGTITGVSEVLKKKNPDLQTIAVEPEDSPVLSGGKPGPHKIQGIGAGFIPAILNTEIIDEIIQVSNDNAFATARKLATSEGVLCGISSGAAGWAGLEVAKRPENKGKNIVIILPDTGERYLSTPLVIE; encoded by the coding sequence ATGACCATTCAATTGACTGCCAGTTTCGGGAATACCCCCCTTCTTGACCTGTCCAACTTTTCAGCAGGTACAGGCGCTTTTATCCTTGGCAAGCAGGAATCGAGAAACCCCATGGGCAGCGTTAAATGCCGTATTGCCGTGGCCATGATCGAGGCTGCGGAAAAAAATGGCCAGATTTCAAATAATACGACAATCATAGAACCCACCAGCGGTAATACCGGACTGGGCCTGGCCTTTGTCTGCGCGGCAAAAAATCTGAAACTTGTTCTCACCATGCCTGAGAGCATGAGCGTTGAACGGAGAAAACTTCTCACCCACCTGGGAGCGAAACTGGTTCTCACCCCCGCCGCAGATGGCATGAAAGGAGCCATAGCTGCCGCTGAGCAACTCCTGAGGGAAACCAAAGACAGTTTTATGCCTGATCAGTTCACAAATCCGGCAAACCCCGAGATTCACAGGAAGACCACCGCAGAGGAAATCTGGCGGGATACTGAAGGGAAAATTGATATCTTTATCGCGGGAGTTGGTACAGGCGGGACCATTACCGGCGTATCCGAAGTACTGAAAAAGAAGAATCCAGACCTGCAGACCATCGCTGTTGAACCGGAGGACTCGCCGGTCCTGTCGGGAGGAAAACCGGGTCCGCATAAGATTCAGGGCATTGGTGCCGGCTTTATTCCGGCCATTCTCAATACGGAAATTATTGACGAGATCATACAGGTCAGTAACGATAACGCCTTTGCAACCGCCAGAAAACTGGCAACCAGCGAAGGTGTTCTCTGCGGAATCTCCAGTGGTGCCGCTGGGTGGGCAGGGCTGGAAGTTGCAAAGCGTCCGGAAAACAAAGGTAAAAACATTGTCATCATTCTTCCGGATACGGGAGAGAGGTATCTCAGCACACCTTTGGTTATTGAATAA
- a CDS encoding selenium metabolism-associated LysR family transcriptional regulator, which produces MKIFISVYKNKSFTRAAEELYTSQPTISEHIRNLEEQLDCRLFDRLGRSILPTAEAEMLYPRALTILEDLTRLEEEIMSVGKSVSGRLLLGASTIPGAYILPRLAAAFKNNYSEISFEIRISDSAAVVQSVLDNDLLLGIVGAKLKAKSLQYHVLTEDELVLIAAEKNPVPDTISPKELCSHPFIMRERGSGTRRTIESILEQSHLTTGDLNTSATLGSSTAVKEAVKADLGLSFISRYAIRDELKRGCIKTINIPGLDMKRAFYVVLSNKRTLPHHYNVFLQAILTTESTD; this is translated from the coding sequence CTGAAAATATTCATATCGGTCTATAAAAACAAGAGTTTCACCAGGGCAGCAGAAGAGCTGTATACCAGCCAACCGACAATCAGCGAACACATCCGCAACCTGGAAGAACAGCTTGACTGCAGACTCTTTGACCGACTCGGCAGATCCATCCTGCCCACGGCGGAGGCTGAAATGCTCTACCCGCGGGCTCTCACCATCCTGGAAGACCTCACGCGGCTTGAAGAAGAAATCATGTCTGTCGGAAAATCCGTTTCCGGCAGACTGCTGCTCGGTGCCTCGACCATACCGGGGGCGTATATCCTCCCCCGGCTTGCCGCAGCATTCAAAAACAACTATTCAGAGATTTCCTTTGAAATCAGGATAAGCGATTCAGCCGCAGTTGTGCAAAGTGTCCTGGACAACGATCTGTTGCTAGGCATTGTTGGGGCAAAATTGAAGGCAAAGTCTCTTCAATATCATGTACTGACGGAGGACGAACTCGTCCTGATAGCCGCCGAAAAAAACCCGGTCCCCGATACAATTTCCCCCAAAGAACTCTGCAGCCACCCCTTTATCATGAGAGAACGCGGCTCAGGTACACGACGGACTATCGAATCTATTCTGGAACAATCTCACCTGACCACAGGCGATCTCAACACCAGTGCTACCCTGGGATCCAGCACCGCAGTCAAGGAAGCGGTCAAGGCCGACCTGGGTCTCTCCTTTATTTCACGCTACGCCATCCGGGACGAGCTGAAGAGAGGGTGCATTAAAACCATCAACATTCCGGGTCTCGACATGAAAAGGGCCTTTTATGTTGTGCTCTCAAATAAACGCACCCTGCCCCATCACTACAACGTTTTTCTGCAGGCCATCTTAACTACTGAATCTACTGACTGA